A segment of the Planctomycetota bacterium genome:
CCTCGGCGGCTTCAAAGCCTCTTGTGAGGGCGTAGCGAGCGGCATGTTCGGAGAGACGTATCGGCTTGGCGGTCTCTTCGCCCATTACGCCGCCACCTCAATGCGGCTCGGGTCGGCCACGCCCAATCCCGCCGCCGCCCCGAGGGCGATGCACTCGACGGCCGCGAGGTCGTGATGCCCCTTCGGCCAGGGCAGGTTCGACGGGTCGGCGGCCCAGGCGTCGACCGTCACCGCACTTGTGCCGCACAGAATCCTGCCGCCCGGGACGACGTATTCGGCGCGCCCGCCGCTGGGCCCGTTCGAAATCATGACGCGCGTGGCGTCGAGGATGTTGAACGTCGGCCGGACGACGACGTTCAAGTCCGCCAGGTTCTGATGAATGCCCTGGTGCATTTTTCCGCGGTTCCCGCCCTGGGTTCCCATCAGGTTCTTCATGCAGAGCGTCACGTGCGCCAGGTTGTGGACCTTGGCGACGGCGATGTTGATGAACACGTCGGCCGCCAGCGCGTCCTCGTAGATCAGCCATTCCTTCAGGTTCTTCACGCGCGGGTCGTCGAACTGCACGGTGCGGAAGCGGTGGCTGGCGCAGACGACGACCTCGGCCCCGGCGCGCCGCGCCGCCGACTCGACGCCGCTGAACTCGTAGCACTGCGAAGCCGTCCCCACCGCGTTGTCGAAGACCTTCACCTGCCGAGCGCCGGCCTCGCGGCACAGGGTGACGACCCGCGCGACGATGTCCGGGTGGACGTTGGCGCCCATCTCGGGCGGCTGGGCCCACGACATGTTCGGCTTGATGACCACGAGGTCGCCCTTCCGGACGAACGTGCGCACGCCGTCCGGCCCGCACAACTTCTCGATGGCCGTCTGGACGCCGGCGCCCGGGTCGGCCGGCTTCTCGGCAAGGCCGATGCGATTTTTCCAGGCTTCGGCCTGCGGATGAGGCCGGGCCCGCATCCTTTCGGCCTGCGGTTCTTCCGCGCGGCTTTCGTTGCCGAGAGAGGCCGCCGCCCCGCATGCGGCCGCGCCCGCGCCCCGCAGAAATGTCCGCCGTGTCAGGTGCCACGTCATGTTCGTGCTCCTATCTGGCGTCCTCGACTCCCGCGTCCAGGGCTTCGATGAATCCGCGGACGATCTCGACCAGGTTGTCGAGGGGGAACGGTTTGGCCAGATAATCGTCCACGCCGAGTTGCTCGGAGAACTGCTGGTGCCGCTGACCGCCTGTGCCGGTCACCATGCAGACGAGAGGCCGCTTGCCCTTCATCTCGCGTTTGCCTTTGATCCGCTGGAGGATGAGGAAGCCGCCGCGCTTCGGCAGCATGATGTCGAGGACGACGATGTCGGGCTTTTCGGCCTCGATCGTGTCGAGCGCCTGCTGGCCGTCGCCGGCCGTCAGAATCGTCTGCCCCAGTTCCCCCAGCGACAGGACCATTGTGCTGAGGATATCCGCATCGTCGTCAACGACGAGGATCTTGTACTTGCCGGCTGTTTCGTTCGCCATGATGGACCCCTTCCGGGAAACGCTGGCCACCCCGTTATTCTACGACCGACCGATGCCCGCCGTCAACCAAAGCCTCCGAAATCAGAACCGACTCCGTGGATTCGCAGCGCGCCGGCCGGTTCCTAAGAACCGGCTGCGAACAGCCGCTCTGCCGCACGCACGCCGCACTTCTGGTACTCGGCGTAAGCGGCGGCGGCGTTTCGGCAGACGGTCTCGGCCGGGTCGCCCGCCGCCCAACTCCGAATGATCGCGTCCAGCGTGTACGCTTCCGGCGCCATGAAACCGGTCGTCGTGACGATCGGCTGGGCGCCCGCCTTGCGGAGCGGCTCGAGGAAGTAGTCGCGGCTCTTGCACGCAAGGACCACGGCCGCGGGATGCCTCTCGCCCATCGGCGACGGGTACGATTCCAGTTGCATGTCCATCAGCCCGTTGTGGCCGACGAAGCAGACGAGGTCCACGAGGCCGCCACTCTTTCCCGCCGCGTCCTCGAGGAAATCCGTGAGGGCCTCTTTCATCCGGGCGCCGTCGTAAGCGTGAAAAGCAACGTACACGGTGGGGCCGGGTCCCCGGCTCGCGAACCCGCACGTTTCCAGGACGGCGTCATGCTCGAACCGGGCGATGCACGGCGTGGCCGCCCAGTGCGGCGACTTCGAAAAAAAGGTCTTCACGCCGTACGCCGCGCCCCAGTACAGGTTGTTTGCCGGGTCCTGCCCGTTGCCGAGCGCGGCCGGCACCTTCACGATGCCCTGGTGGGCGTTGTCGCAAAGGGCGACGAAAACCGCGACGGCCTTGTAGTCGCGGAGAGGCGCGGGAGGCTTCGGCGCGGGCGGGGCCGGCGAGGTAAAGTGTTCACCCGTTGCGGGGTTCTCGGCCGCGGGCGGCGGCTCCGGTCCGCTGCAACCGGCCAGCACCATCCCAAGGCCGACGAGCGCCGGGAGTATCCGTATCGAGAGGCGGGCCATGAATGTCTTTCGGTTGGGTGAGCGGCCGCCGTGGCCGCTCGGACGGGCTAGCCTCAGCCCGGCTTGCAGCCGGCGCACACGGAGACGAGGACCAGGAGGGCTCCCACGAG
Coding sequences within it:
- a CDS encoding DUF362 domain-containing protein, encoding MTWHLTRRTFLRGAGAAACGAAASLGNESRAEEPQAERMRARPHPQAEAWKNRIGLAEKPADPGAGVQTAIEKLCGPDGVRTFVRKGDLVVIKPNMSWAQPPEMGANVHPDIVARVVTLCREAGARQVKVFDNAVGTASQCYEFSGVESAARRAGAEVVVCASHRFRTVQFDDPRVKNLKEWLIYEDALAADVFINIAVAKVHNLAHVTLCMKNLMGTQGGNRGKMHQGIHQNLADLNVVVRPTFNILDATRVMISNGPSGGRAEYVVPGGRILCGTSAVTVDAWAADPSNLPWPKGHHDLAAVECIALGAAAGLGVADPSRIEVAA
- a CDS encoding response regulator, coding for MANETAGKYKILVVDDDADILSTMVLSLGELGQTILTAGDGQQALDTIEAEKPDIVVLDIMLPKRGGFLILQRIKGKREMKGKRPLVCMVTGTGGQRHQQFSEQLGVDDYLAKPFPLDNLVEIVRGFIEALDAGVEDAR